The Rubidibacter lacunae KORDI 51-2 genome contains a region encoding:
- the pyrE gene encoding orotate phosphoribosyltransferase, with the protein MEPLPSVLPATIDLDSLRSYLLDLLVRRAFREGGADEFLLSSGQRSAYYIDCKRVSLMAEGAIAIARLFLELLPADTDSVAGLTLGADPLVTAVSVASGYGEPDRARFLPALVVRKEAKGHGTGAYIEGPDLAAGARVVVLEDVVTTGKSAMRAVERLRACGYDVDRVLAVVDREQGGAALYRESGLEFQALFSLTEICARARTLAQG; encoded by the coding sequence ATGGAACCGTTGCCTTCAGTTTTACCCGCCACGATCGACCTCGATTCACTTCGGTCGTACTTGCTCGACTTGCTGGTTCGGCGCGCGTTCCGCGAGGGGGGCGCTGACGAGTTTCTGCTGTCGTCGGGACAGCGCAGTGCTTATTACATCGACTGCAAACGCGTATCTCTAATGGCGGAAGGCGCGATCGCGATCGCGCGGCTATTCCTCGAACTGCTGCCGGCCGATACAGATTCCGTTGCCGGGCTGACCTTGGGCGCGGATCCATTAGTGACGGCGGTGAGTGTGGCGTCTGGCTACGGCGAGCCCGACCGGGCTCGGTTCCTGCCGGCGCTGGTCGTTCGTAAGGAAGCCAAAGGACATGGAACCGGCGCTTACATCGAAGGTCCGGATTTGGCAGCAGGCGCGCGCGTCGTCGTCCTCGAAGATGTTGTGACCACGGGCAAATCAGCGATGCGGGCGGTGGAACGGCTGCGGGCGTGCGGATACGACGTGGATCGCGTGTTGGCGGTGGTCGACCGCGAGCAGGGCGGCGCCGCGCTTTATCGCGAGTCCGGTCTGGAGTTTCAGGCACTTTTTTCCCTGACGGAGATCTGCGCCCGCGCCCGCACCCTGGCACAAGGATGA